The proteins below are encoded in one region of uncultured Cohaesibacter sp.:
- a CDS encoding TSUP family transporter, with protein MLHASTTQTVDIVLALILMVGGTIGAQFGAQIGQKLKAEQLRALLGILVLMVGMRFAYNLVIQPQEIYSIEVREAQQ; from the coding sequence GTGCTTCATGCCTCCACGACCCAGACCGTCGACATCGTGCTAGCACTGATTCTGATGGTCGGAGGAACTATCGGAGCTCAGTTCGGGGCACAGATCGGCCAGAAGCTCAAGGCCGAACAGTTGCGGGCCCTTCTCGGCATTCTGGTTCTGATGGTCGGCATGCGATTTGCCTACAATCTGGTGATCCAGCCGCAGGAAATCTACAGCATCGAAGTACGGGAGGCACAGCAGTGA